One window of Candidatus Portiera aleyrodidarum genomic DNA carries:
- the rplK gene encoding 50S ribosomal protein L11: protein MDKKKIINVVKIQVEAGKANPSPPIGPRLGQQGINIMEFCKKFNLETKNIEKGIPIPVIINIYSDRSFTFIIKNPPVASLLKKIIGIEKGSSENNKKKVGKITKKQIKEIAKTKMKDMNVINIKSAIKCIKGTAKSMGLEIKEE, encoded by the coding sequence ATGGATAAAAAAAAAATAATTAATGTAGTTAAAATACAAGTAGAAGCAGGTAAAGCCAATCCTAGCCCACCAATAGGACCTAGATTAGGACAACAAGGAATAAATATAATGGAATTTTGTAAAAAATTTAATTTAGAAACTAAAAATATAGAAAAGGGTATACCGATACCAGTAATAATAAATATATATTCAGATAGAAGTTTTACTTTTATTATAAAAAATCCCCCAGTAGCAAGTTTATTAAAAAAAATTATTGGTATAGAAAAAGGATCTAGTGAAAATAATAAAAAAAAAGTAGGAAAAATAACAAAAAAACAAATAAAAGAAATAGCAAAAACGAAAATGAAAGATATGAATGTAATAAACATAAAATCTGCAATAAAATGTATAAAAGGTACAGCAAAAAGTATGGGTTTAGAAATAAAAGAGGAATAG
- the cyoE gene encoding heme o synthase translates to MVNKKYLLIIKPKIIIGNLISILGGIFLSYKWNIKILLGSLLGIILIIASSCIINNYIDLDIDSIMLRTKTRVLVKEFSFIKKAINYAYILLIIGIIILYKITNILVICLSLIGILIYILMYSLYYKRNSAYSTLIGSLAGALPPIMGYCSISNKIDLAAIIILLIYWLWQIPHSYSIAILKKNEYMLVKLPVFPISKGLLKTKKHIIIYIILFIIAEIMLFLNGYTGYMYLILMTLISIYWLLIAILNYKSERFEVVTKKIFLISIFIIICFNLMIFIDVKKH, encoded by the coding sequence ATGGTAAATAAAAAATATTTATTAATAATAAAACCTAAAATTATTATAGGAAATTTAATATCTATATTAGGAGGAATTTTTTTATCTTATAAATGGAATATAAAAATATTATTAGGAAGTTTATTAGGTATAATATTAATTATAGCATCTAGTTGTATTATAAATAATTATATAGATTTAGATATTGATAGTATAATGTTAAGAACAAAAACTAGAGTATTAGTAAAAGAATTTAGTTTTATAAAAAAGGCTATAAATTATGCTTATATATTATTAATAATAGGTATAATAATACTTTATAAAATAACAAATATATTAGTGATATGTTTATCATTAATAGGAATATTAATATATATATTAATGTATAGTTTATATTATAAAAGAAATTCTGCATATAGTACATTAATAGGTAGTTTGGCTGGAGCACTTCCTCCAATAATGGGATATTGTTCTATTAGTAATAAAATAGATTTAGCAGCAATAATAATTTTATTAATTTATTGGTTATGGCAAATTCCACATTCATATTCAATTGCTATATTAAAAAAAAATGAATATATGTTAGTCAAACTACCAGTATTTCCAATAAGTAAAGGTTTATTAAAAACAAAAAAACATATAATAATATATATTATATTATTTATAATTGCAGAAATAATGTTATTTTTAAATGGTTATACTGGATATATGTATTTAATTTTAATGACATTAATTAGTATTTATTGGTTATTAATAGCGATATTAAATTATAAAAGTGAAAGATTTGAAGTGGTTACTAAAAAAATATTTTTAATATCAATATTTATTATTATTTGTTTTAATTTAATGATATTTATTGATGTAAAAAAACATTAA
- the nusG gene encoding transcription termination/antitermination protein NusG — protein sequence MKKRWYVVNIYSGYEKKVISDLKNRIKIYKLETSFGKMIVPSEKKNENLSGKIRKIERKYYPGYILLEMELNDKTWKLVNETKRVVRFIGANVIKPEVIKKKELKKILSNIKKHIDKNKFNLGERVRVIEGPFTDFTGIVEEINSEKNKLQVSVLIFGRSTPVELEFYKVIKDI from the coding sequence GTGAAAAAAAGATGGTATGTAGTAAATATATATTCAGGTTATGAAAAAAAAGTTATAAGTGATTTAAAAAATAGAATAAAAATATATAAATTAGAAACATCATTTGGAAAAATGATAGTACCTTCAGAAAAAAAAAATGAAAATCTATCAGGTAAAATACGTAAAATTGAACGTAAATATTATCCAGGATATATATTATTAGAAATGGAATTAAATGATAAAACATGGAAGTTAGTTAATGAAACAAAAAGAGTAGTTAGATTTATAGGAGCAAATGTAATAAAACCTGAAGTTATAAAAAAAAAGGAATTAAAAAAAATATTAAGTAATATAAAAAAACATATTGATAAAAATAAATTTAATTTAGGAGAAAGAGTAAGAGTTATAGAAGGTCCTTTTACAGATTTTACAGGTATTGTAGAAGAAATAAATTCTGAAAAAAATAAATTACAAGTAAGTGTTTTAATTTTTGGTAGATCAACGCCAGTAGAATTAGAATTTTATAAAGTAATTAAGGATATTTAA
- the rplJ gene encoding 50S ribosomal protein L10 gives MKKSFKKKELIIKQINKNIIESISIMVVKYKDINSKIMNELHIKANKRDVKLYVIRNRLFIKAIKGTKYECLKDYIKGQIMLCFSKKNINDSLVLWKKLKLKEEKIKTLVYEGKIIKKDKIKILGNIKISDIKEILLNIINMLKIITIGKLIYILMFLIKEKKVLEK, from the coding sequence TTGAAAAAAAGTTTTAAAAAAAAAGAATTAATAATAAAACAAATAAATAAAAATATAATAGAATCAATATCTATAATGGTAGTAAAGTATAAAGATATTAATTCAAAAATTATGAATGAATTACATATAAAAGCAAATAAAAGAGATGTGAAATTATATGTAATAAGAAATAGATTATTTATAAAAGCAATAAAAGGAACAAAATATGAATGTTTAAAAGATTATATAAAAGGGCAGATAATGTTATGTTTTTCTAAAAAAAATATAAATGATAGTTTAGTGTTATGGAAAAAATTAAAATTAAAAGAAGAAAAAATAAAAACATTAGTTTATGAAGGTAAAATAATAAAAAAAGATAAAATAAAAATATTAGGAAATATAAAAATATCGGATATAAAAGAAATATTATTAAATATAATTAATATGTTAAAAATAATTACAATAGGCAAATTAATATATATATTAATGTTTTTAATAAAAGAAAAAAAGGTATTAGAAAAATGA
- the secE gene encoding preprotein translocase subunit SecE: MIKNKKYDELKWLYSIINILIAIYLLKNNKYIYLLLYSLSIYVMLMTVKGKELRSLGKNAKKEIKRVVWPKKQEIIKTTIVVVLVIFILSIIIWILDTLISGLIAILIKKN; encoded by the coding sequence ATGATAAAAAATAAAAAGTATGATGAGTTAAAGTGGTTATATTCTATAATAAATATATTAATTGCAATATATTTATTAAAAAATAATAAATATATATATTTATTATTATATAGTTTAAGTATATATGTAATGTTAATGACTGTAAAAGGAAAAGAATTAAGAAGTTTAGGAAAAAATGCAAAAAAAGAAATCAAAAGGGTAGTTTGGCCAAAAAAACAAGAAATAATAAAAACAACAATAGTAGTTGTATTAGTAATATTTATATTAAGTATAATAATATGGATATTAGATACTTTAATTAGTGGATTAATAGCAATTCTTATAAAGAAAAACTAG
- the rplL gene encoding 50S ribosomal protein L7/L12: MKKEEIIEILSKMNVIEVIELVTEMEKRFNIKKEYIFNNKKEKKEEKKEEKLEFDLILKSIGDKKIGVIKMVRELTGLGLKEAKLKVESAPVTIKEALSKEDAEKNKKKLESVGAKVEIK; the protein is encoded by the coding sequence ATGAAGAAAGAAGAGATTATAGAAATATTATCTAAAATGAATGTAATAGAAGTGATAGAGTTAGTTACAGAAATGGAAAAAAGATTTAATATAAAAAAAGAATATATATTTAATAATAAAAAAGAAAAAAAAGAAGAAAAAAAAGAAGAAAAGTTAGAATTTGATTTAATATTAAAATCAATAGGTGATAAAAAAATTGGTGTAATAAAAATGGTACGTGAATTAACAGGATTAGGGTTAAAAGAAGCTAAATTAAAAGTAGAAAGTGCACCTGTAACAATAAAAGAAGCTTTATCTAAAGAGGATGCGGAAAAAAATAAAAAAAAATTAGAAAGTGTTGGTGCAAAAGTAGAAATAAAGTAA